One window of the Polycladomyces subterraneus genome contains the following:
- a CDS encoding manganese efflux pump → MHPLLPLIALSFAANVDNVGVGITYGLGNKQIPYAALVLVTVIGGFASGTADWLSSWLHPLLPDFLLGWMAGITLLIIGLRSYWTVRVRITRYATFLEKEWWFLALGLSFNNLGMGLTGGLLGYAPTLFGLVLGGFSGILLWVGCALGTRARRIQPGSWVHYVSGSALILLGLYQIITS, encoded by the coding sequence ATGCATCCATTATTGCCGTTGATCGCGCTTTCTTTCGCCGCCAATGTGGACAATGTCGGAGTGGGCATCACTTATGGTTTGGGTAATAAGCAGATCCCATATGCGGCACTGGTGTTGGTGACTGTCATAGGAGGATTCGCTTCGGGCACGGCTGATTGGCTCAGTTCCTGGTTACATCCCCTTCTCCCCGATTTTTTGCTGGGGTGGATGGCAGGTATCACCTTGCTGATCATCGGCCTGCGATCGTACTGGACCGTCCGGGTTCGCATCACCCGCTACGCAACCTTTTTGGAAAAAGAATGGTGGTTTTTGGCCCTGGGGTTGTCTTTCAACAACCTCGGGATGGGATTGACCGGTGGTCTCCTCGGTTACGCGCCCACCTTATTCGGTTTGGTTCTGGGTGGTTTCAGTGGAATCCTCCTGTGGGTGGGCTGTGCATTGGGAACCCGAGCCCGACGGATTCAACCCGGTTCATGGGTCCACTATGTCAGCGGCAGCGCTTTGATCCTGCTAGGATTATACCAGATCATCACATCATGA
- a CDS encoding DUF86 domain-containing protein has protein sequence MIYDVNTERIERQLTYLQTCIDVIARIDEQPQEKWMQDPIRVFALSRAYHIAVECIIDVGSLLIDGFIMRDPGGYLDIVDILADEEVIPAEQADTIKTLVRFRDRLARHYDTLVPADLAEHLDKREIMASFINWVRSYLTRELGESYR, from the coding sequence ATGATTTATGATGTAAATACGGAAAGAATCGAACGGCAGTTGACCTACTTGCAAACCTGCATCGACGTGATCGCCCGCATCGACGAACAGCCACAGGAGAAGTGGATGCAGGACCCTATCCGCGTGTTTGCTCTATCCCGTGCCTATCATATCGCGGTGGAATGCATCATCGACGTGGGCAGTTTGCTGATCGACGGATTTATCATGCGCGATCCCGGCGGCTATCTGGATATCGTGGACATTTTGGCGGACGAAGAGGTAATCCCTGCGGAACAGGCGGATACGATTAAAACGCTGGTTCGCTTCCGCGACCGATTGGCCCGCCATTACGACACGTTGGTGCCGGCGGATTTGGCGGAACATCTAGACAAACGGGAGATCATGGCTTCCTTCATAAATTGGGTGCGTTCGTATTTGACACGGGAACTGGGGGAAAGTTACCGATAA